A single window of Pyrus communis chromosome 10, drPyrComm1.1, whole genome shotgun sequence DNA harbors:
- the LOC137748419 gene encoding callose synthase 1-like: MAYRRGGFDGQPPRRILRTQTAGSFGETMLDSEVVPSSLFEIAPILRVANEVESRNPRVAYLCRFYAFEKAHRLDPTSSGRGVRQFKTALLQRLERENETTLAGRAKSDAREMQSFYRDYYKKYIQALQHAADKADRAQLTKAYQTAAVLFEVLKAVNQTEAVEVAEEILEAHTEVEEKQQIYVPYNILPLDPDSQNQAIMRYPEIHATVSALRNTRGLPWPQGHKKKVDEDILDWLQAMFGFQKDNVANQREHLILLVANVHIRQLPKPDQQPKLDDRALTDVMKKLFKNYKKWCKYLDRKSSLWLPTIQQEVQQRKLLYMGLYLLIWGEAANLRFMPECLCYIYHHMAFELYGMLAGSVSPMTGEHIKPAYGGEDEAFLSKVVTPIYDTIAKEAKRSKGGKSKHSQWRNYDDLNEYFWSVDCFKLGWPMRADADFFCQPIDDIQVDKDERKKPYTGDRWIGKVNFVEIRSFWHIFRSFDRMWSFYILSLQAMIIVAWNGSGDLGSMFEGDVFKKVLSIFVTAAILKLAHAVLDLILSWKARQSMSFFVKLRYVLKAVSAAAWVIVLPVTYAYSWKDPSGFARTIKSWFGNGPSSNSLFILAVVIYLSPNMLSGLLFMFPFIRRFLERSNIRLVMLMMWWSQTRLYVGRGMHESSVSLFKYTLFWVLLLVSKLAFSYYVEIRPLVKPTKDIMRVHIRTYQWHEFFPQAKNNIGVVIALWAPIVLVYFMDTQIWYAIFSTIFGGIYGAFRRLGEIRTLGMLRSRFESLPGAFNNFLIPVERIEQTKKKGILKATFSRKFDKTPSSKEKEAAKFAQMWNEIISSFREEDLINDREMNLLLVPYGADPDLADLIQWPPFLLASKIPIALDMAKDSKDKDRELKKRMSTDNYMRCAIRECYLSFKSIINSLVSGAREKKVISDIFTIVDDRIDKGNLTTEFNMSALPSLHEQFVKLIEYLMENKQEDKDQVVIVLLNMLEVVTRDIMEDEIPNLLDSSHGSYGKDEGMTPLDQRDTYFGELNFPVQVSTKTADRKEKIRRLHLLLTEKESAMDVPSNLEARRRISFFSNSLFMDMPPAPKVRNMLSFSVLTPYHSEEVLFSVNHLERQNEDGVSILFYLQKIFPDEWTNFLERVKCENEEELRANDELEEKLRLWASYRGQTLTKTVRGMMYYRKALELQAFLDMAKDNELLAGYKAAESTIEEDSKAEGSLLAQCQAVVDMKFSYVVSCQQYGIHKRSGDARSKDILKLMATYPSLRVAYIDEVEKTSEDKSKKNVWKVYYSALVKAAPPTKSVDSSDPVQRLDQDIYRIKLPGPAILGEGKPENQNHAIIFTRGEGLQTIDMNQDNYLEEAFKMRNLLQEFLVKHDGVRFPTILGLREHIFTGSVSSLAWFMSNQETSFVTIGQRLLANPLRVRFHYGHPDVFDRLFHLTRGGVSKASKVINLSEDIFAGFNSTVREGSVTHHEYIQVGKGRDVGLNQISIFEAKIANGNGEQTLSRDIYRLGHRFDFFRMLSCYVTTIGFYFSTLLTVLTVYVFLYGRLYLVLSGLEKGLSTQRGIRDNKPLQVALASQSVVQIGFLMALPMVMEIGLEKGFRTALSDFVLMQLQLAPVFFTFSLGTKTHYYGKTLLHGGAEYRGTGRSFVVFHAKFADNYRLYSRSHFVKGIELLILLVVYHLFGRSYKSGVVYILITIQIWFMVGTWLFAPFLFNPSGFEWQKIVDDWTDWKKWINNHGGIGVSPDKSWESWWEKEHEHLLYSGIRGIVAEILLALRFFIYQYGLVYHLNITNNKSFLVYGVSWLVIILVLCLMKAVSAGRRRLSADYQLLFRLVKGFIFITFLAIFITLIVVPHMTLRDVVVCILAFMPTGWGLLLIAQACKPLIKRAGFWESVQTLARGYEIIIGLLLFTPVAFFAWFPFVSEFQTRMLFNQAFSRGLQISRILGGQRKGSHSSNNNE; encoded by the exons ATGGCGTATAGAAGAGGAGGGTTTGACGGCCAGCCGCCGAGGCGGATTCTGCGCACCCAGACTGCTGGGAGCTTTGGAGAGACCATGCTGGATAGTGAGGTGGTGCCTTCTTCCCTCTTCGAGATTGCTCCTATTCTCCGTGTTGCAAACGAAGTTGAGTCCAGGAATCCAAGAGTTGCCTATCTAT GTCGGTTTTATGCCTTTGAGAAAGCTCACAGACTAGATCCCACATCTAGTGGACGTGGTGTTCGCCAGTTTAAAACTGCACTTCTTCAGCGTCTAGAAAGG GAAAATGAAACAACACTGGCAGGAAGGGCAAAGAGTGATGCTCGGGAAATGCAGAGTTTTTATCGAGATTACTACAAAAAATACATTCAAGCTTTGCAGCATGCTGCTGATAAAGCAGATCG GGCACAACTTACAAAAGCATACCAAACTGCCGCTGTTTTATTTGAGGTTTTGAAGGCTGTCAATCAGACGGAGGCTGTTGAAGTAGCTGAGGAG ATTTTGGAAGCTCATACCGAGGTTGAAGAAAAACAGCAGATATATGTACCTTACAATATCCTTCCTCTTGATCCTGATAGTCAAAATCAGGCGATCATGAGATATCCTGAG ATTCATGCTACTGTTTCTGCACTCCGGAACACCAGGGGTCTTCCATGGCCACAGGGCCACAAgaagaaagtagatgaagataTTCTAGACTGGCTTCAGGCCATGTTTGGTTTTCAG AAAGATAATGTGGCAAATCAAAGGGAACACTTGATTCTGCTGGTTGCTAATGTCCACATACGGCAATTGCCCAAGCCTGATCAACAGCCCAAG ttggaTGATCGAGCTTTAACGGATGTGATGAAGAAGCTtttcaaaaattacaaaaagtgGTGTAAATACCTGGATCGGAAAAGTAGCCTGTG GTTGCCAACTATTCAGCAGGAAGTACAGCAACGAAAGTTGCTATACATGGGTTTATATCTTCTTATATGGGGAGAAGCTGCAAATTTGAGATTCATGCCAGAATGCCTTTGCTATATTTATCATCAT ATGGCATTTGAATTGTATGGAATGCTAGCTGGGAGTGTTAGTCCAATGACAGGTGAGCACATAAAGCCAGCCTATGGTGGAGAGGATGAGGCCTTTTTGTCGAAAGTAGTCACTCCAATATATGATACAATAGCAAAG GAGGCTAAAAGGAGCAAAGGAGGAAAATCAAAGCATTCCCAATGGAGAAATTACGACGATTTGAATGAATATTTTTG GTCAGTTGATTGTTTTAAGCTAGGCTGGCCTATGCGTGCAGATGCTGATTTCTTTTGCCAGCCTATCGACGATATTCAAGTTGACAAAGATGAG AGAAAGAAACCATACACTGGGGATCGATGGATTGGCAAAGTCAACTTTGTTGAAATACGCTCGTTTTGGCACATTTTCAGAAGCTTTGATAGGATGTGGAGCTTTTATATACTGAGTttacag GCAATGATCATTGTTGCTTGGAATGGGTCGGGGGACTTAGGTTCCATGTTTGAGGGTGATGTCTTTAAGAAAGTGCTGAGTATCTTCGTAACTGCTGCCATATTGAAGCTTGCACATG CTGTTCTTGATTTAATTTTGAGCTGGAAAGCTAGGCAAAGCATGTCATTCTTTGTCAAGCTAAGATATGTCTTGAAGGCTGTTTCGGCTGCAGCATGGGTCATTGTTTTACCAGTGACTTACGCCTATAGTTGGAAAGATCCTTCCGGATTTGCACGGACCATCAAAAGTTGGTTTGGCAATGGTCCAAGTTCAAATTCCTTGTTCATTTTGGCTGTTGTCATCTACTTATCTCCAAACATGCTCTCTGGATTGTTGTTTATGTTCCCATTCATTCGCCGGTTTCTTGAAAGGTCAAACATAAGGCTTGTGATGCTCATGATGTGGTGGTCTCAG ACTCGGCTTTATGTTGGAAGGGGAATGCATGAAAGCTCAGTTTCTCTTTTCAA GTATACCCTTTTTTGGGTTCTCCTGCTTGTGTCGAAATTAGCCTTCAGTTACTATGTAGAG ATTAGGCCTCTTGTAAAACCAACTAAAGATATCATGAGGGTTCACATAAGGACCTACCAATGGCATGAGTTCTTCCCTCAAG CTAAGAATAACATTGGTGTGGTGATTGCGCTATGGGCTCCCATTGTTCTT GTATACTTTATGGATACTCAAATTTGGTATGCCATATTTTCAACAATATTCGGGGGTATATATGGTGCATTTCGCCGTCTTGGAGAG aTTCGAACACTGGGAATGTTGCGATCTCGATTTGAATCACTGCCGGGtgcttttaataattttttgattCCAGTGGAAAGGATTGAGCAGACTAAAAAGAAGGGAATACTAAAAGCCACGTTCTCTCGCAAGTTTGATAAG ACCCCATCTAGTAAAGAGAAGGAAGCAGCAAAGTTTGCACAGATGTGGAATGAAATAATTAGCAGTTTCAGAGAAGAGGATCTGATAAATGATAG gGAAATGAACTTGCTGCTCGTCCCATATGGGGCTGACCCAGATTTAGCAGACCTCATCCAGTGGCCTCCTTTTCTGCTTGCTAGCAAG ATCCCAATAGCACTGGACATGGCAAAAGACAGCAAAGATAAAGACCGTGAGCTGAAAAAGAGAATGAGTACTGACAATTATATGCGCTGTGCTATTCGCGAATGCTATCTCTCTTTTAAAAGTATTATTAACTCTTTGGTCAGTGGAGCTCGTGAAAAGAA GGTTATAAGTGATATCTTCACCATAGTTGACGATCGTATTGACAAGGGAAATCTGACAACAGAATTCAATATGAGTGCTCTTCCAAGTCTCCATGAACAATTTGTTAAGTTAATTGAATATCTG ATGGAAAACAAACAGGAGGACAAGGACCAGGTCGTAATTGTCTTGCTTAACATGTTAGAGGTTGTGACAAGAGACATAATGGAGGATGAAATTCCCAA cTTGCTAGATTCAAGTCATGGATCATATGGAAAAGATGAGGGAATGACACCCCTTGATCAACGGGATACATATTTCGGTGAACTGAATTTCCCAGTCCAAGTGTCCACAAAAACAGCAGATCGGAAAGAAAAG ATCAGAAGGCTACATCTATTACTTACAGAGAAAGAGTCTGCTATGGATGTCCCATCCAACTTGGAAGCAAGAAGGcgcatttctttcttttccaacTCGTTGTTTATGGACATGCCTCCCGCACCTAAAGTTCGAAATATGCTTTCCTTCTC GGTTTTGACACCATACCATTCAGAAGAAGTTCTTTTCTCCGTAAATCATCTGGAAAGGCAGAATGAAGATGGTGTCTCTATCCTCTTTTACTTGCAGAAGATCTTTCCAG ATGAATGGACTAACTTTCTTGAGCGGGTCAAGTGTGAAAATGAGGAAGAACTCAGAGCAAACGATGAATTGGAAGAGAAACTCCGTCTATGGGCATCCTATCGAGGCCAAACATTGACAAAAACTG TACGAGGTATGATGTATTACCGGAAAGCTTTGGAACTTCAGGCCTTCCTGGATATGGCAAAAGATAATG AGCTACTGGCTGGCTATAAGGCTGCTGAATCAACTATTGAGGAAGACTCAAAAGCAGAAGGGTCACTTTTGGCACAATGCCAGGCGGTGGTCGATATGAAATTCTCATATGTTGTGTCATGCCAACAATATGGAATTCACAAGCGATCTGGGGATGCTCGTTCCAAAGACATTTTGAAACTTATGGCAAC TTATCCATCTCTTCGAGTAGCTTACATTGATGAGGTAGAGAAAACGAGTGAGGATAAATCCAAAAAGAACGTTTGGAAGGTCTACTATTCGGCTCTTGTAAAGGCGGCTCCTCCAACTAAGTCAGTTGATTCTTCTGATCCAGTTCAAAGGTTGGATCAG GATATTTATCGGATAAAGCTTCCTGGACCTGCAATTTTGGGAGAGGGAAAGCCAGAAAATCAAAACCATGCCATCATTTTCACACGTGGGGAAGGCTTGCAGACAATAGATATGAATCAG GATAATTACTTGGAAGAAGCATTCAAAATGAGGAACTTACTGCAAGAATTTCTTGTGAAGCATGATGGTGTTAGATTCCCGACAATACTTGGACTTAGGGAGCATATTTTCACTGGAAG TGTTTCATCTCTTGCATGGTTTATGTCGAATCAAGAGACTAGTTTTGTAACTATCGGGCAGAGATTGCTGGCTAATCCTCTGAG AGTTAGATTCCACTATGGTCATCCAGATGTATTTGATCGACTGTTTCATCTGACTAGAGGGGGTGTCAGCAAGGCTTCCAAAGTCATCAACTTAAGCGAGGACATATTTGCAG GTTTCAATTCTACAGTACGTGAAGGCAGTGTCACTCATCATGAATATATACAAGTAGGTAAAGGACGAGATGTTGGCCTCAACCAAATCTCAATTTTTGAGGCAAAGATAGCTAATGGGAATGGCGAACAGACACTGAGTCGTGACATCTATAGACTTGGGCATCGATTTGATTTCTTCCGAATGCTATCCTGCTACGTCACCACAATTGGTTTCTATTTCAGCACTTTA TTGACTGTGCTTACGGTCTATGTTTTTCTCTACGGTCGCCTTTATCTTGTTCTCAGTGGACTTGAAAAAGGGTTGAGTACTCAGCGAGGTATTCGAGACAATAAACCTCTTCAAGTAGCTCTAGCTTCTCAGTCTGTTGTGCAAATTGGATTTTTGATGGCCTTGCCTATGGTTATGGAAATTGGTTTGGAAAAGGGGTTCCGTACTGCACTTAGCGATTTTGTATTGATGCAATTACAATTGGCTCCGGTGTTTTTCACATTTTCTCTTGGTACAAAGACCCACTATTATGGAAAGACTTTGCTTCATGGAGGTGCAGAATACAGAGGAACGGGTCGTAGCTTTGTAGTGTTTCATGCCAAGTTTGCTGATAACTACAGGCTCTACTCTAGAAGTCACTTTGTCAAGGGCATTGAGTTATTGATTCTGCTTGTGGTATACCACCTATTTGGCCGTTCATATAAAAGTGGAGTTGTATATATTCTCATTACAATACAGATATGGTTCATGGTTGGAACATGGCTTTTTGCTCCTTTCCTCTTCAATCCATCAGGGTTTGAGTGGCAAAAGATTGTCGATGACTGGACAGATTGGAAAAAGTGGATAAACAATCATGGAGGGATCGGTGTATCACCAGACAAGAGCTGGGAATCCTGGTGGGAAAAAGAACATGAGCACCTTCTGTACTCCGGGATACGTGGCATCGTTGCTGAGATATTATTAGCATTGCGCTTTTTCATTTACCAGTATGGGCTAGTTTATCACCTTAACATCACAAACAACAAAAGTTTCCTG GTATACGGTGTTTCGTGGCTCGTGATCATTCTAGTTTTGTGTCTGATGAAG GCTGTGTCTGCTGGAAGGCGACGATTAAGTGCAGACTATCAGCTTTTGTTTCGACTGGTTAAGGGATTTATATTTATTACATTTTTAGCTATCTTCATTACCTTAATAGTGGTCCCTCATATGACACTTCGGGATGTTGTAGTGTGCATTCTTGCCTTCATGCCAACTGGATGGGGATTGCTTTTG ATTGCGCAAGCTTGTAAGCCACTAATTAAACGAGCAGGGTTTTGGGAATCAGTTCAAACACTTGCTCGCGGTTATGAAATAATCATTGGGTTGCTTCTTTTTACCCCGGTTGCATTCTTCGCTTGGTTTCCGTTTGTTTCCGAATTCCAGACGCGAATGCTCTTCAACCAAGCATTCAGTAGAGGTTTACAGATCTCACGTATTCTTGGAGGACAAAGGAAGGGCTCTCACTCCTCCAACAATAATGAATAG